The proteins below come from a single Chryseobacterium bernardetii genomic window:
- a CDS encoding 5-carboxymethyl-2-hydroxymuconate Delta-isomerase produces MPHFIIDCSQDILQKKSPNEIMDAVYNVAESTGLFAANDIKVRLQPYQYYRLGEGKKNFLHVFGYIMQGRNTEQKAALSKQITIRLTELLPEISFLSVNISEFETATYSNKALINPENTDHDRHFGL; encoded by the coding sequence ATGCCTCATTTTATAATAGATTGCTCACAGGATATTCTCCAAAAAAAATCTCCGAATGAAATAATGGATGCTGTATACAATGTGGCGGAATCAACCGGCTTATTTGCTGCCAATGATATTAAAGTAAGGCTGCAGCCTTACCAGTATTACCGGCTGGGAGAAGGTAAAAAAAATTTCCTTCATGTCTTTGGATATATTATGCAGGGGCGGAATACAGAACAAAAGGCTGCTCTCTCGAAACAAATTACCATACGCCTTACGGAATTGCTGCCCGAAATTTCATTCCTGTCAGTCAACATCAGCGAGTTTGAAACTGCTACTTATAGTAACAAGGCCCTCATTAATCCTGAAAACACTGACCACGACCGTCATTTTGGACTTTAA
- a CDS encoding DUF2268 domain-containing putative Zn-dependent protease (predicted Zn-dependent protease with a strongly conserved HExxH motif) produces the protein MKKILPFLSAFIILSCSMQSTLVNKDKNFDYNRLEKVADSVKVENIVIKNLFKHQLLAHKNQQYDSVSIVRNVYLPHKKLWDSCYSVIFGDENAHLFNNPGGMISWNKNLYEKNKQELEEKANIILTIDLKKHFYQTLTQFNKLVPYKPKAKISLIFTPITGISFGGCNAEQFALELNNKDVDILYTLEKGLPHELNHLVYEHFKNADSNGGSALGQTIDEGFACYFTYIFFNRKMEKYEAVENMTKENWEWYLSHEKEIFTKLKSYFSDRSGNNPLLRNDKFKLFPDAPKSMNYWLGFRIIEKYVEKNGPGSWKNIYHLSAKDLLDKSGYEDYIEGL, from the coding sequence ATGAAAAAAATTCTTCCGTTTTTATCAGCATTTATCATTCTTAGCTGCTCTATGCAATCTACTCTGGTTAATAAAGATAAAAACTTTGATTACAACCGGTTAGAAAAAGTTGCCGATAGTGTGAAGGTTGAAAATATTGTGATTAAAAACCTGTTCAAACACCAGCTTCTTGCCCATAAAAACCAGCAATATGATTCCGTGAGCATCGTTAGAAATGTTTATCTGCCCCATAAAAAACTATGGGACAGCTGCTATAGTGTTATTTTCGGGGATGAAAATGCTCATTTGTTCAATAATCCCGGAGGAATGATCTCATGGAACAAAAATTTATATGAAAAAAATAAACAGGAACTGGAAGAAAAGGCCAATATTATTCTGACTATTGATCTCAAAAAACATTTCTACCAAACCCTTACCCAATTCAATAAACTGGTTCCTTATAAGCCTAAAGCTAAAATAAGTTTGATTTTCACTCCTATTACCGGAATCTCATTTGGTGGCTGTAATGCTGAACAATTTGCACTGGAACTTAACAATAAAGATGTTGACATTCTATACACTCTTGAAAAGGGCCTTCCTCATGAATTGAACCATCTTGTATATGAGCATTTCAAAAATGCAGACAGTAACGGAGGTTCTGCACTAGGCCAGACAATAGATGAAGGTTTTGCCTGCTATTTCACTTATATATTTTTTAACCGTAAGATGGAAAAATATGAAGCGGTTGAAAATATGACAAAGGAAAACTGGGAGTGGTATCTCAGCCATGAAAAAGAAATCTTCACAAAATTAAAGTCCTATTTCTCTGACCGTTCAGGGAATAATCCGTTGCTGAGAAATGATAAATTCAAGCTTTTCCCGGATGCTCCAAAATCTATGAATTATTGGCTGGGATTCAGGATCATTGAAAAATATGTTGAAAAAAACGGCCCGGGTTCCTGGAAAAACATCTATCATTTAAGCGCTAAAGATCTTTTGGACAAAAGCGGCTATGAAGATTATATAGAAGGGCTTTAG
- a CDS encoding DinB family protein, which produces MSLKTLITKTVEYNNWVVNKYIDWLSTKSDDQLNQETISSFPTILKTLHHIWQTQEYWWSYIAENNDFDFAKTAAETSKEEVFINLKNNSQKLVDYVKSLSEEDLSKNVKIESQWFQCDFSKYEYIQHAILHGTYHRGQIVTMGRNIGITDAPMTDFNFWNIYKDKE; this is translated from the coding sequence ATGAGCTTAAAAACATTAATCACTAAAACCGTTGAGTATAACAATTGGGTTGTTAATAAATACATTGACTGGTTATCCACAAAATCCGACGATCAGCTTAATCAGGAAACTATTTCCAGCTTTCCAACCATTTTAAAAACCCTGCATCACATCTGGCAGACTCAGGAATACTGGTGGAGCTACATTGCAGAAAACAACGATTTTGATTTTGCAAAAACGGCTGCTGAAACCAGCAAAGAAGAAGTTTTTATAAACCTAAAAAACAATTCACAGAAACTGGTAGATTATGTGAAAAGCTTATCAGAAGAAGATCTTTCAAAAAATGTAAAAATAGAATCCCAATGGTTTCAATGCGACTTTTCAAAATATGAATATATTCAACACGCTATTCTTCACGGAACCTATCACAGAGGACAAATTGTAACCATGGGCCGTAATATAGGAATTACAGATGCTCCTATGACCGATTTCAATTTCTGGAATATTTATAAAGATAAGGAGTAA
- a CDS encoding serine hydrolase, producing MRLILTCLIAVLAASPVFSQKTKQLEQLLAAYDKADKFSGTVLVAEKGKIIFEKSYGYRNAPKKEKNTNNSLYRIFSTTKMFTATVILRLEEEGKLSINDKLSRYYPDFPKGDSITIANLLSHTSGIPNETGSENTVDEQTFIKFISAKPLNFSPGKQWDYSNSGYYILGYIIKKASGMEYEKAIESYILKPLQMRHTGFQFNRVTDENKAFGYEFLSPNKSSEALRFKTDHPFAAGAMYSTVEDLFKFNESFKTNAILKKETIEKMFIPYLNNHYGLGTDTLLKDGKSRVGHDGGGPGYRSRYYRIPEDDICIIAISNSELAYTDNIVPKIENILYNKPYSIPTAAKINPKELKKLEGIYSAETTDFYITVVDGQVIFREKGYPAISLFPVSSTLFQFDDNITFNFKKDETGQINSLTVKFRDGNIKTGIKKTANYLWGIIGNATPGGWDGKDTPLQTDPKNPNLYFLKNFHLKKGNLKFRVDNNWGYNLGLNNDGKTVALNAYDFPIPEDGQYDIVLDMSDPVKPQYSIKKSVL from the coding sequence ATGAGACTCATCCTAACATGCCTTATCGCAGTATTGGCAGCCAGCCCTGTTTTTTCGCAGAAGACTAAACAGCTGGAACAATTATTAGCGGCTTATGACAAAGCAGACAAATTCAGTGGTACCGTTCTTGTGGCCGAAAAAGGGAAAATCATTTTTGAAAAAAGCTATGGCTACAGAAATGCACCTAAAAAAGAAAAAAATACGAATAACAGCCTTTACCGGATTTTTTCCACCACAAAAATGTTCACGGCCACAGTTATTCTGAGACTGGAAGAAGAAGGAAAATTATCTATCAACGACAAATTATCCAGATATTACCCGGATTTTCCCAAAGGTGACAGCATTACAATAGCCAATCTCCTGTCTCACACCTCCGGAATTCCCAATGAAACAGGCTCAGAAAATACGGTAGATGAGCAAACATTCATTAAATTTATTTCTGCAAAACCATTAAATTTTTCTCCAGGTAAACAATGGGATTACTCCAACTCCGGGTATTATATACTTGGATACATTATAAAAAAAGCCTCAGGAATGGAGTATGAAAAAGCTATTGAAAGCTATATCCTAAAGCCTCTGCAAATGAGGCATACCGGCTTTCAATTTAATAGGGTTACTGATGAAAATAAAGCCTTTGGATATGAATTTTTATCCCCTAATAAGTCCAGCGAAGCCTTACGTTTTAAAACCGATCATCCATTTGCTGCCGGGGCCATGTATTCTACCGTTGAAGATCTTTTCAAATTCAATGAGTCTTTTAAAACCAATGCTATTCTTAAAAAGGAAACCATTGAAAAAATGTTTATCCCTTATCTTAATAATCATTATGGATTGGGTACCGATACCCTGCTCAAAGATGGTAAGAGCAGAGTTGGCCATGATGGCGGCGGACCAGGTTATCGAAGCAGGTATTACAGAATTCCGGAAGATGATATTTGTATTATTGCAATATCTAATTCTGAACTGGCTTATACGGATAACATTGTACCAAAGATTGAAAACATACTATACAACAAACCTTACAGCATCCCAACAGCAGCCAAAATTAATCCCAAAGAATTAAAGAAACTGGAAGGCATCTATTCTGCAGAAACCACAGATTTTTATATAACTGTTGTAGACGGGCAGGTTATCTTCAGGGAAAAAGGGTATCCAGCAATTTCACTATTCCCTGTCAGCAGTACATTATTCCAGTTTGATGATAATATAACATTCAACTTCAAAAAAGATGAAACAGGGCAGATAAATTCACTTACAGTTAAATTCCGTGACGGAAATATAAAAACAGGCATAAAGAAAACTGCTAATTATTTATGGGGAATCATTGGAAATGCAACTCCGGGCGGATGGGACGGAAAAGATACTCCATTGCAGACAGATCCTAAAAACCCGAATCTTTATTTTCTTAAAAACTTTCATCTGAAAAAGGGTAATCTAAAATTCAGAGTAGATAATAATTGGGGATACAATCTTGGCTTAAACAACGATGGAAAAACCGTTGCTCTTAACGCTTATGATTTCCCGATACCGGAAGACGGACAATATGACATTGTCTTGGATATGTCTGATCCTGTAAAGCCTCAATACAGCATTAAAAAATCTGTTTTGTAA
- a CDS encoding alpha/beta fold hydrolase, with amino-acid sequence MEKYAVSSDGQKIHYKESESRNTAVILVHGWLGNTEWWDDQQKYLTPNYHVVQIDLAGHGKSDSSRETWTSSQYADDIKAVADAIDAPEIILVGHSMSGAYVLEASLKIPKVKALVLIDTLKDLDESFTDEQVEQILSMYRSDFKHAVENILPQYLFVEQTPPAIRERVQHEFLQNDAEKAINALKPLYTTDFRKVAEQVQVPVIAINSDASPTNLEGNRKYLKDYDYVTITGVGHYPMLENPEEFNSILNKVLQKLA; translated from the coding sequence ATGGAAAAATATGCCGTTTCTTCAGATGGTCAAAAAATTCATTACAAGGAAAGCGAAAGCAGAAATACAGCAGTAATTTTAGTCCATGGCTGGCTGGGGAATACTGAATGGTGGGATGACCAACAGAAATATTTAACTCCCAATTATCATGTTGTACAGATAGATCTTGCCGGACATGGTAAATCAGATTCTTCAAGAGAAACCTGGACAAGCTCCCAATATGCAGACGATATAAAAGCTGTAGCAGATGCCATAGATGCCCCTGAAATTATTCTTGTAGGCCATTCAATGAGTGGTGCTTATGTTCTTGAAGCTTCTTTAAAAATTCCAAAAGTAAAAGCCTTAGTCTTAATAGACACCCTGAAAGACCTTGATGAATCTTTTACGGATGAACAGGTGGAACAAATACTATCCATGTATCGTTCTGACTTTAAACATGCAGTGGAAAACATTCTTCCTCAATATCTTTTTGTGGAGCAAACCCCTCCTGCAATAAGAGAAAGAGTGCAGCATGAGTTCCTTCAAAATGATGCTGAAAAAGCAATCAATGCACTTAAGCCTTTATACACAACAGATTTCAGGAAAGTTGCAGAACAGGTTCAGGTACCGGTAATAGCTATTAATTCGGATGCTTCTCCTACCAATCTTGAAGGCAATCGTAAATATTTGAAAGATTATGATTATGTAACCATTACAGGAGTTGGCCATTATCCGATGCTTGAAAATCCTGAAGAATTTAATTCCATTCTTAACAAAGTACTACAAAAATTAGCCTGA
- a CDS encoding DUF2200 domain-containing protein, with amino-acid sequence MQNTKIFTTAFASVYPYYIQKAEKKGRTKSEVHEIIQWLTGYNEQEIQEQLEKGTDFKTFFEQAPQMNPNASLIKGVICGYRIEEIEDELMRNIRYLDKLIDELSKGKKMEKILRNKPEQ; translated from the coding sequence ATGCAAAACACCAAGATTTTCACAACAGCTTTTGCAAGTGTTTATCCGTATTATATTCAAAAAGCAGAGAAAAAGGGCCGGACAAAATCTGAAGTTCACGAAATTATTCAATGGCTTACCGGTTATAATGAACAAGAAATTCAGGAACAGCTGGAAAAGGGAACTGACTTTAAGACTTTTTTTGAACAAGCCCCACAGATGAATCCCAATGCTTCATTAATAAAAGGTGTAATCTGTGGATACCGTATAGAGGAAATTGAAGATGAACTCATGAGAAACATCCGCTATCTTGATAAACTGATTGATGAATTGAGCAAAGGAAAAAAGATGGAGAAGATATTAAGGAATAAGCCGGAACAATAA